The Bacillus zhangzhouensis region CATCCAGCGTATAGGAAAAGAGAGGATTGCGGCTTTTATTGCAGAGCCGATTGTTGGAGCAGCGGGTGCGGCGCTTGTTCCGCCAGATGGATATTTTGAGGCGATGAAGCGAGTTTGTGAGGAAAACGATATTTTAATGATTGCAGATGAAGTCATGACAGGCTTTGGACGAACCGGGAAAATGTTTGCCATGGAACATTGGGGCGTCGTACCAGATATTATGGTACTCGGAAAAGGCATGAGCGCCGGTTATTCACCGATTGCGGCAGCTGTCTCAGCGGATCATGTGATGGCACCGATTCTCAGCGGTTCGGGCTCTGTGATGGCAGGCCACACGTATAGCGGCAATCCGCTTTCAGCTGCCGTCTCACTGGCTGTCATTCGATATATGAAAAAACACCAGCTTTCAGAACGGGCTGATTTGTCTGGTCGATATTTAATGAATGCTTTAAAGGATTTGCAAACAAAACATTCCATCATAGGAGATGTAAGAGGAAAGGGACTGCTCATTGGCATTGAGTTTGTCGCAGACCGCTTATCGAAAACACCATTTCCTGTCCATGCTCACATGACGCATTTAGTTGTGGAGACGGCCAAGCAAAATGGTTTGCTTGTTTACCCAGCAAGCGCTGGAGAGAATGGGGTGGGAGGTGCAGCCGTCATGATTGCACCGCCCCTTTCCATTACGCAGCAGGAGATGGATGAACTGATTCATTTATTCGGGCAGACAATGACGCAGGTCGAACAAGAAGTCACCAATCGAGGGTTTTTCCCATCTGCCATGTAGGGAGGAAAGATGATGAACAAAACAGCGTACTTTGATGAGGTCATCACGCATTTTAGAGACGGAATGACCATCATGTTTGGCGGGTTTGGTGGTGTGGGGTCCCCGCCATCATTGATCGATGCCATCCTAGAAGCCAATATCAAAGACCTGACATTGATCGGAAACGATGCAGGCTTCCCGCAAATCGGTGTTGGCAGGCTGATCACAAAAGGGAGAGTCAAGAAAATCATTGCCTCTCATATTGGCTCAAATCCCATTGCCGGACAGAAAATGCAGGCGGGTACACTAGATGTTCATTTTTACCCGCAAGGCATTCTAGCAGAAAAAATCAGAGCAGGCGGGATGGGTTTGGCAGGCATTGTGACTGATGTCGGTATGGATAGTCTCAATCTTGATGAAAAGCAGCTTGTGCCGCTAAACGGAAAGACATATATCCTTGAGCCTGCGCTGACAGCGGATATTGCCATTGTGAATGCCCTCAAAGCAGATGAAGCAGGCAACCTAATTTTTGATAAAAGTGCACGGAATACAAACCCGATTGTGGCGATGGCAGGAGACTGGACGATTGCAGAAGTAGAAGAGATTGTGCCTGTGGGCAGGCTTCATCCAGAAGAAATCGTGACACCAGGTGTATTTGTGAACCAAATCGTGCAATCAAAAGGAGTGAACTGGACATGGGCATGGGAGACATCGATTTAAGACACCGCATAGCCAAACGCGCGGCACAGGAAATTGAAGATGGGATGATCGTCAATCTTGGGATCGGCATCCCGACGCTTGCAGTTGAATACATCCCAGCACATTACGAGGTGTGGCTGCATGCAGAAAACGGCATTATGGGGGCAGGTGCTTCACCAGTACGTGGGGAAGAAGATCCAAATTTATGCAATGCCGGCGGTTTTCCCATTACGTTAACAAAAGGCGGCTCCTATATGGACAGCACCACCGCTTTTGGCATCATTCGCAAAGGGATGCTGGATATGACCATTTTAGGTGCACTTGAAGTCAGCAGTCAGGGTGATCTTGCCAATTGGATTGTGCCAGGTAAACGAGTGCCGGGTATGGGTGGAGCGATTGAGCTCGCGCAAAAAGCGAAAAAGGTGGTGGTCGTGATGAGCCATCTTGATAAACACGGACAATCTAAGGTGAAAGCAGACTGCACGCTCCCTTTAACTGCTAAGTCTTGTGTGGACCTGATTATTACGGATATGGCGGTCATTGAGGTCAAGTCACAGCTACTCATTTTGCGTGAAGTCATGCCGCCGTTTCAGCCGGAAGATGTCATGAGGGCGACAGAGGCGCCGCTCATTTTAGCGCCTGATGTCAAATCTGTTGTGTAGAAAGGATGACCGACTTGCAGTCAATTTCACGTATCAGAAGCTGGATGAAAGAGCATAAGGAAGAAGCCGTGACGCTTCTTCAGCAAATGGTGCAATGTGACAGCACACAAGGAAATGAGCAAGAAGTACAGCAAATCGTAGCAAATAAACTTTCTGCCATTGGCTTTGATGTTGACCTATGGGACATTGGCGGAGATGACTTGCTGAACCACCCGTATTTTTATTCCCCTAGGCGTTCCTTTAAAGGAAGTCCCAATGTCGCCGGACGATTGAAAGGTAAAGGCGGCGGCAAATCCATTTTATTAAATGGGCATGTGGATGTTGTCCCGGCAGGAGATCACAAACAATGGACATATCCGCCCTACAGCGGGCATATCATAAACGGGAGACTTTATGGACGCGGGGCAACAGATATGAAAGGTGGAAACGTTTCTTTACTCTTTGCAATTGAGGCACTGCATGCGCTTCAGATTCCGCTGAAGGGAGATGTCGTGTTTCATAGTGTTGTCGAAGAAGAGAGCGGCGGCGCAGGCACCCTTGCAGCCATACTAAGAGGATATACCGCAGATGCAGCCATCATTCCAGAGCCAAGTCATATGAAAATCTTTCCGTTGCAGCAGGGATCTAAATGGTTCAGACTGCATATTAAAGGAAGGGCTGCTCATGGCGGAACAAGATATCACGGCGTTTCCGCTATTGAAAAGAGCACGATTGTCCTTTCACATATAGCGGCACTTGAAGAAGAAAGAAATCAGCGAATCACCGAGCCGCTGTTTCAGCATATCCCAATTCCGATCCCAATCAATATCGGGAAAATTCAAGGCGGTGATTGGCCATCCTCTGTAGCAGACCTTGTCACAATGGAAGGCAGGCTTGGGGTGATGCCGGGTGAGACGGTAGAAGAGGCAGAGAAGGAACTAGAAAATTGGATGGCAGGACTCGGAGAAAAAGATGAATGGTTCCAAGAACATCCTGTTGAGGTCGAATGGTTTGGTGCAAGATGGCTTCCGGGTTCAATCGATACGGATCACCCGCTTTTAAGTTTATTAAAGAAACAATATGAAGCGGTCATGAAGCAGCCGCCGAAGATTGAAGCCGCCCCTTGGGGAACTGACGGCGGATTACTGTCACAGACGGCAGGTATTCCGATTATCGTATTTGGACCTGGAACAACGGAGCTTGCCCATTTCCCGAATGAATCCATTGACATTGAGCATGTGATTGAAGCAGCAGAGATTATTGCATGTACAATGGTCGAATGGTGTGAAGCAGCAGAATGAGATGAAAATGATCATAAAAAAAGAAGGCTGCCTACTCAGCCTTCTCTATATGTGTGTCCTGCTGTTCACACATATATGTCACTGGACAAAAACGAAGAATGCCAGATCCCAGTTTCATACCGCCAAACATGATGCCCAAAAGCACCATTTTACTCCATGGTTTTCTAGCATATAAGGATCCAGCCACAGTACATATCGTCATTCCGCAGGCAATTCTAATGAGCGCTTCCATTAAGCCGAGATTAGGTTTCATTGAAGGTGAATCTCCTTTTTTAAATTATTTTAAGTGTGATTTCAAGAAATTGTAACGTTTCATTAATGCGTAACGTAGTTCGTTATGTTACGATAGGGCTAATACAAATGAAGGAGAGTATGTGAATGTCCGAACGTACTTTTAATTGGAGAAACAATGACATCCGCACACAAATCGATGTAGTCGACTCAAAAATAGTTCCAACACTCCTTTTAACGAATGGACTCGTGCTTAACCCGTTTTTAAAGCAATGGGTGAAGGCAAATATTTGGATACATGATGATCGAATTGTTTATGTCGGAGCAGAGCTTCCTCAAAATAAATCAGCTAAACGTGTGATTGATTGTGAAGGGAAATACATGGTGCCTGGGTATATAGAGCCTCACGCGCATCCGTTCCATATTTATAATCCCCAATCACTTGCAGAATATGTGTCTCAATTTGGCACAACAACGATGGTCAGCGATAACTTATTTCTTCTTTTGCAAAGCAATGAAAAGAAAGCGCTTTCCACTCTATGTGAATTAAAAAAGCAGCCATTTCAGTATTTCTGGTGGTCCAGATACGATCTTCAAACGGAAGTCAGATATGAAGATGAGATGCTGCCAGTCAACTACCGGAAGGAATGGATTGATCATCCTGACGTCCTCCAAGGCGGCGAATTAACAAGCTGGCCAAGATTGATGGACGGTGATGATCTCATTTTATATTGCATGCAAGAAACGAAGAAGCAGAGAAAACGAATTGAAGGGCATTTCCCAGGAGCTTCTGAGAAAACGCTAACAAAAATGAAGCTGTTTGGCGCGGACAGTGATCATGAAGCGATGAATGCGGACGATGTGTTAAAACGATTGTCCCTTGGCTATCATGTTTCATTGCGGCATTCTTCCATCCGCCCAGATTTAGTGAACATTTTAAGAGAACTGCATGAGCGTGATTTTAGACACTATGACCACTTTTTCTATACAACAGATGGTGCTGCTCCTCACTTTTATGAGGAAGGCATGATTAACCGTTTGATTTCGATTGCCCTTGAAGAAGGCGTGCCGATCATTGATGCGTATAATATGGCGACATTTAACATTGCAAAATACCATCAAATTGATGATTTATTAGGCGTTGTTGGCCCAGGCCGGCTGGCTTCTATAAATATTTTAGACGATCCAATGAACCCAAATCCTGAAACGGTGATATCTAAAGGGGTTATTCTCAAATTAGATGGCGAGAACCAGCATCAATTCCAAGAAACAAAATGGGAAAATGGCGGGCTGGCTCCATTAGATTTAGGCTACGATCTCACGATGAGCGATTTGCAATTCTCTATGCCGCTAGGTGTTAAGATGAGAAATGCCGTTATTATGGAGCCTTATACAGTGGAAATTGATAACTCAATCAACCAGCTCTCATGTGACCATGACCAAAGCTTCTTTAGCCTGATTGACCGAAAAGGCGAGTGGCGTGTGAATACGATGCTAAAAGGGTTCGCAAATAAAGTGCAGGGCTTTGTCAGCTCATTTTCGCTCACGGGTGACATTTTAGTGATCGGGAAAAATAAAGAAGATATGATGCTGGCACATAAGCGGATGAAAGAAATTGGCGGGGGAATCGTCCTCACAGAGAACGGGAAAATTTTGCACGAAATCCCGCTGCAATTATCAGGCTGTGCATCTGCTGAACCATTTGAAACTGTTCTTCAGCAGGAACAAACATTGCGCGAGCTGCTCATTGAGCGCGGTTATCCATTTGACTGCCCAATTGATACACTTGTCTTTTTCCAAAGTACCCATTTGCCGTATATTCGAGTGACACCAAGAGGAATATTTGATGTCATGAAAAAAACTGTACTCTTTCCGTCTATAATGCGTTAAAATATAACAGAGTGGAGCTGTATCATCTTTGCCACATTTCTGACTGCTTTTATAGGGCAGAAGTGAGCCATGATTCTCTTCACTGTCATGTAAGTAAAAATGATCATATGTGGGGCTGTTGACAAAGCAGAGGGCTTTGACATGACGAGTGAAGTACTCTAATTGTAAAATGATTCTGTCAGTTACGCTGGCCGGCCAACATATTTTGAATGATCGAGCAAGGCGGGGCGCATATTTGTGGTCTCGCCGAGCTTTCCGCAAAGCCTGTATATGAGTGCAGAAGACCTAACCAAGCAGAAGTAAGCTTTATACCGGAGCAAACAAGTTTGTCAGATTGTCATACAAAGAAAATGACAGAACTTGTCGAATTTGTTTACGATAAAGAAGCTTCGGCTTACGAAAGAACCTGACGGCATTTTCGGCGGAGACCCAACCTGTCATGATCTGTTTAAAGCTCATTGCTGAGGTTTTAAAAAAATTAGTCAGGAAAGATACCGCTTTCTTAGAAGAAGATCGTGTGAAGCGGTGTGGCAATAGTAAAGGAGAAGATGTTTTAAGATGCAAATTGATAAATTAAGGGGCAAAAGCTTAGATCAGTTATTCAACTCCATCTTATCCCTTAAAGACCTGGAAGAATGTTATCGATTCTTTGATGATTTGTGCACCATCAATGAAATCCAATCTTTATCACAGCGTCTTGAAGTAGCGCGTATGCTTCGCGAGGGAAACACGTATCATAAAATTGAGACGGAAACAGGTGCAAGCACTGCAACTATCTCACGTGTCAAACGTTGCTTGAACTACGGCAACGATGCCTATACGATGGCACTTGACCGCGTAGCAGAACAGCAGGAAAATAACGAAACAAAATAAAGCAGCTCTCACTGTAAACAATCCTTTTTACGAAAAATGGACTTGTTTGCAGTTTTTTTATGAAAAGGCGGGCAGGGGCTGATAAAGTGTCCCTGTTTTTTACTTTAGTTCGCCCATAAACCATCTTTCTCCCTCATAGGAGATGCCATCTTCGCTTGAGATGATTTCCTTAAACTCTACTGTTTGCAAACTTTGTACGCAATTGATCAAAAATATTAACAAAAAAAGTGCGATTCCGCACCTTTTCGAGCTAGACAGATGGCTGTGTGCCTGAAAACATTGGCACTTCTCTTGTTTCGCCATTCTCTTGTCTAAATAATATGTTTTTCATTAAAATGAATAGGCGATTCTATTCCCGCAGCTGCAGATAAGTTAAACAAACCTTCTCTAAGAGACAAGATATAATTGCACACTCGGTATTTTTTTTCTTCAATTGATAAACCCTTTTGCAGTTTTGGATCAGTCGTGGCGACCCCGACTGGGCATTTATTCGTGTGGCAGACTTGAGCGCGAATGCATCCGACTGAAAACATGAGACCTCTGGCAATATTCACAAAGTCAGCTCCCATAGAAAGGGCAATCACAATTTTATCGGGTGAGAGAAGCTTGCCGGAAGCAAAGAGCTTCACCTGATCTCTGACACCGTATCCTTTCAATATTTGATGAACCATTGGGAGTGCCGTGAAAATGGGTAGCCCTGCAGAATCCGCCAATTCATGAAAGGACGCTCCTGTACCGCCTTCTCCACCATCAACTGTAATGAAATCAGGATGTTTCCCGCTTCTTTTCATATAGCTGGCAAGCTCTTCAATATTTTCTTTATGTCCAACAACAAGCTTGATTCCAACAGGCTTTCCGCCTATACTCCTCAGCTGCTCAATGAAATCAAACATGTCAGGAATGGAGTGGAACATCTCAAAACGGTTTGGGCTGTCAATGGATTGGTGAGGCGGCAATTTACGGATATTCGCAATTTCTTCCGTCACTTTTTCGCCGTCAATATGACCGCCGCGTGTTTTTGCTCCTTGTGCCAGCTTGAGTTCAAATGCTTTGACTTCCTCGTGTTCGCTTTTTTTCTTAAATTCTTCAAAGGAAAATGCGCCATCCTCTGTTCTGACGCCAAATAAACCGGGCCCAATCTGGCAAATGATATCTGCGCCGCCTTTGAGGTGATAAGGAGAAAGCCCGCCTTCACCTGTGTTCATCCACGTACCGCCGGCCATTTTTAATCCTGAGGATAGAGCTGTAATTGCCCTGTCGCCTAAGGAGCCGTAGCTCATGGCAGATTGACCGATTAGTCCTTTCACATAAAAAGGCTTTTGACATGTGTGTTCGCCAATGACTTGTACATCCTCTTGATGGAGAAGGTAAGGATTTGCTTCGACTTCTTTGAAATGTTCACTTCTTCGCAGTAAATTGTCTTGGTCAATCTGATACACCTTCGTTTTGATTTTTTCAGATTGATCGATGCGAAGTTCATTTCGCTGCTTTGGAAACAGGACATTTCGAATGTAATAGCCAGGCTTGTCAAAATCACGTTTTGATCCAAAGCCCATCGTCCGGCTTTTGTACTTCCCTGACATAACCGCCTGCTCGTATTCTCTTCTTGAGAAAGGCAGCTCTTCTCGGTCATTCAGAAACAGATATTGGCGAAGCTCAGGTCCTATTTTTTCAAAGATAAACCGCAGCTTTCCAATGACCGGATAATTTCGCAAAACTGAATGTTCTTCTTGTTTTTCATCCCTCATCCCTCATCCAAATCCATATCAATAGAATGATTGGGATGATCAAACAAATGACTAGCAATGCGCCGATGACAATTAAAGTTGTTGTCATGAAAATTCCCTCTTTTCTCTCTCATTGCTGTTGTTATTCCACTTTTTAATGAAAGAGAAACCACATCAGCATATTGTGACGTTTAGAAATGAAAAGGCGGGGTAACTTACAAATAAGATCATACGGGGAGGGAACATACATGAATAAGCGTCCAAATGCGTATGTACTTGCGGGACTAGGGATTGGAGGAGCTGTGTTATTAGCGGTAAAAAATAAACAGCATCTGAAAAAATGGGCAGGCATGTTCCGGTCAGATGAAAAGGTTCCTGAAAAAGCCGGCCACCCAGATCCATTAGATATCCAAGACAACAAGATGGTCGACGAAGGGGCCATGACATCCGTCCATTATTTTAATGAAGCGAGACAATAGTTTGAAAAAAACCGTTTTGAAAGATCAAAACGGTTTTTTCTTGTCTAAGAGGATCGACAAGGGTAAAACCGATCAGCCTTTGTGATCAGGTGTCGAGAATTGAAATTCAATGCCTGACAGATGATAGGTTGAGAGAACATGCTAATCCGTCAAACGTAAAGAAAGATCATACTCATAAACCGGTGCGTTCCGCAGCAATTCGGATTCTTCTGCAAATAACGCCAAGTCAGCTAACCGCCTCACCCTTTTTCAGCTTCTCTTCAAGTGGATTTTTTATCTATTCTCCAGCAATTTTATGTAAAGCTACAATCACCTATTTTCAAAAGAATGAAACTTTTAGCTGAAAGAGGTTACCCATTTTTTGCGGTCACTGATTTTGTTATAATATTTAAATGGAATGAAACGAATGGAGGAACGTTTTTCATGTATGATGTTACCGAGTGGAGGCATGTCTTTAAACTCGATCCAAATAAAGAAATTTCCGATGAACAGCTAGAAGCGATTTGCGAATCTGGAACGGATGCCATATTGATTGGCGGAAGTGATCATGTGACAGAGGACAACGTGCTTCAATTAATGTCAAAGGTCCGCCGGTTTCTAGTGCCATGTGTGCTCGAAATCTCCACACATGAGATGATTGTGCCTGGCTTTGATCTGTATTTCATCCCGACCGTCTTAAACAGCTCTCACCCTGACTGGATTGTTGGGCTACATAAGGACGCAATGAAGGAATTCGGTGATTTGATGTCAATGGAAGAGATTGTACCTGAAGGCTATGTCATCTTAAATGAAGATTGTAAAGCGGCCAAGCTCACAAAGGCAAATACAGCGCTGGATATCGATGACGTCAGGGCATATGCAAGAGTGGCGGAACATTTGATGAAGCTGCCCATTTTTTATCTGGAATACAGCGGAACGCTTGGAGACATAGAGTTTGTCAAAGAAACAAAAGCAGTGCTTGATGAAACAGTTCTTTTTTATGGGGGCGGCATTGAGAACGCTAAGCAGGCAAAAGACTTCTCGCAGCATGCAGACGTTGTGGTTGTAGGAAACGTCATTTATGACAATTTCAAAGAAGCATTAAAGACAGTCGAAGCAGTCAAAAAATCATCATAGTCAAATAAGGCGAAACGGGTTAAAATAGAACATAAGTTCGAATTGGCGGTGAATGGAATGAATGAAATATCGAATCATCTATTAGAAGGACTGAATGACGCACAGAAAGAAGCAGTCAAAGCAACAGAAGGTCCTTTATTGTTGATGGCAGGAGCAGGAAGCGGAAAGACACGGGTGCTCACACATCGAATTGCCTACTTAATGGCAGAAAAGCATGTGGCTCCTTGGAACATTTTAGCGATTACATTTACAAATAAAGCAGCACGTGAAATGCGTGAACGTGTCCAGGCTATTTTAGGACCTGGCGCAGATGACATCTGGATTTCTACGTTCCACAGCATGTGTGTCCGTATTTTAAGACGCGATATTGACCGCATTGGTGTGAATCGCAACTTCTCTATTTTAGACACATCTGACCAGCTTTCAGTCATTAAAAACATTTTAAAAGAACGGAATATCGATCCAAAAAAGTTTGATCCACGGAGCATTTTAGGTTCCATCAGCAGTGCAAAAAATGAACTCATTGACGCAGAGGAATACGCCAAAACAGCTGGTGATTTCTATGATCAAGTGGTCAGCGACGTCTATACAGATTATCAAAAGCGTTTACTCAAAAACCAATCGCTCGACTTTGATGATTTAATTATGATGACGATTCGTTTGTTTGAGCGCATCCCTGAAGTATTAGAGCATTATCAGCGGAAATTCCAATACATTCATGTGGATGAGTATCAGGATACGAACAGAGCGCAGTACATGCTTGTGAAATTGCTCGCGCAGCGCTTTCAAAATATATGTGTTGTCGGTGACTCAGATCAATCCATTTATCGCTGGCGCGGAGCGGATATTACAAACATTCTCTCCTTTGAAAAAGATTATCCATCCAGTGAAGTGATTCTGCTTGAGCAAAATTACAGATCGACGAAACGCATTTTGCATGCTGCAAATACGGTCATTCAAAACAATGCAAACCGGAAGCCGAAAAATCTTTGGACAGAAAATGATGAAGGGGCGAAGATTGTCTATTACCGTGCAGATAATGAATTCGGTGAAGGACAATTTGTCGCAGGAAAAATTCGTCAGCTTTATCAGAGCGGAAAGCGCAAATTATCCGATTTTGCGATCCTTTACCGGACAAATGCCCAGTCTCGTGTTATAGAGGAAACATTAATGAAAGCCAACATTCAATACAACATTGTCGGCGGTACGAAGTTCTATGATAGAAAAGAGATCAAGGACATTTTGGCATACTTGCGCCTAGTGTCAAACCCAGATGACGATATTAGTTTTGCACGAATTGTTAACGTACCAAAGCGCGGAATTGGTGCGACATCTGTTGATAAAATTGCCGCATTTGCGGAGATGAATGACCTGTCTATGTTTGAAGCGCTTGGTCAGGTGGATTTCATTGGACTGAGTGCAAGAGCGGCCAATGCGCTTGATGAGTTCAAACAGCTCATTGATCAAATGACGAACATGCAGGATTATTTATCTGTCACTGAATTAACAGAAGAAATCCTAGAGAAAACAGGCTATCGTGAAGCGCTGAAGCTCGAAAAAACGATTGAAGCACAAAGCCGCTTAGAAAATATTGACGAGTTTCTATCCGTCACTAAGAACTTTGAAGAACAGAATGAGGACAAGTCACTTGTGACCTTCCTGCATGAACTCGCCCTCGTCGCAGACATTGATAAGCTTGATGAGAATGAAGAAGATCAGGATGCCGTCATCTTAATGACACTTCACGCTGCAAAAGGTCTAGAATTCCCTGTTGTTTTCTTAATGGGGATGGAGGAGGGGGTCTTCCCGCACAGTCGTTCATTAATGGAAGATGCAGAGATGGAGGAGGAGCGCCGCCTCGCTTACGTAGGCATCACTAGGGCTGAAGAAGAGCTTTATTTATCAAGTGCGAAAATGAGAACACTTTTCGGCCGGACGAACATGAATCTTGAATCAAGATTCATTCGAGAAATACCAGCCGATTTATTGGACAACCTAAATGAGAAAAAAGAAACAAAAACACCGTTTAGCCAAACAAAAGAAAGACAGCAAAGACGAGGCCCTGTCTCACGCCCGCAGACACAAACCATTCAACACACAGGCGGCAGCAGTATTGGCTGGGCTGTGGGCGATAAAGCGGCCCATAAAAAGTGGGGCGTTGGTACGGTTGTCAGTGTGAAAGGCAGCGGAGACAGCACAGAGCTTGATATTGCGTTCCCAAGCCCTACAGGCATTAAGCGTCTTCTCGCAGCATTTGCACCAATTGAGAAGCAATAAACTGATAGGACTGACAAAACGGATGAATTGAAAGGAAGAAGCAGATGGATAAAGAAGCAGCGAAACGCCGGATCGAGGAACTGCACCAGATTTTGAATCAATACAACTACGAATATCATACACTTGATCGTCCAAGTGTTCCTGACGCGGAATATGATGCGCGGATGCGTGAGCTGATCTCTTTGGAGGAAGAGCACCCTGATTTAAAAGCAGCGGATTCTCCTTCACAAAGAGTAGGCGGCGCTGTTTTAGACGCCTTCCAAAAAGTGCGTCACAGCACACCAATGCTCAGCCTTGGGAATGCGTTTAATGAACAGGACCTTCTTGATTTTGACCGCCGGGTTCGTCAAGCAGTCGGTGACGATATCGCATACAATGTCGAGCTGAAAATTGATGGACTCGCTGTTTCTCTCCGTTATGAAAATGGCATGTTTGTCAGAGGAGCTACGCGCGGTGATGGAACAACGGGTGAGGATATTACTGAAAACCTCAAAACGATTCGTTCCATCCCGCTTAAAATCAAACGCCCTCTGTCGATTGAAGTGAGAGGCGAGGTATTTATGCCAAAACCTTCTTTTGAAGCATTAAATGAAAAAAGAATACAAAACGAAGAAGAGCCGTTTGCAAACCCGCGTAATGCGGCTGCAGGTTCACTTCGTCAGCTTGATACGAAAATTGCAGCGAAACGAAACCTTGATATATTCGTCTACAGTATAGCGGAGCTTGATGAAATAGGTGTTGAAACGCAAAGCGCAGGACTTGATCTTCTCGACGAACTTGGCTTTAAAACAAACAAAGAAAGACGGATGTGCCAAACGATCGAAGAAGTAATCGACTTCATTGAAACATTAAAAATGAAGCGTGCCGATTTTTCATATGAAATCGATGGAATTGTCATTAAAGTCGATTCACTGGCTCAGCAGGACGAACTCGGCTTTACAGCAAAAAGCCCGCGCTGGGCGGTTGCATACAAGTTTCCGGCTGAAGAGGTCGTAACGAAGCTGCTTGATATTGAACTAAGTGTCGGGCGTACAGGCGTGATCACACCAACAGCGATTCTTGAACCTGTCAAAGTAGCAGGGACGACAGTGCAGCGTGCGTCTCTTCATAATGAAGATTTGATCAAAGAAAAGGATATTCGCTATTTTGATCAAGTGATTGTGAAAAAAGCCGGCGATATTATTCCTGAAGTCTCAGGTGTCCTTGTCGATCAGCGTACAGGCGAAGAAAAACCGTTTCACATGCCGACTGAATGTCCAGAGTGTCATAGTGAGCTGGTGCGAATCGAAGGTGAAGTGGCCTTGCGGTGCATCAATCCAGAATGTCCTGCCCAAATACGTGAGGGACTCATTCACTTCGTTTCCCGTAATGCGATGAATATTGATGGGCTTGGCGAGCGGGTCATTACCCAGCTTTTCAAGGAACAGCTCGTTTCGCGTGTGTCCGACCTTTACCGATTAACGAAAGAAGAGCTGATTCAGCTTGAACGAATGGGCGAAAAATCTGTCGACAATTTACTGCGATCGATTGAGCAGTCGAAAGAAAACTCTCTTGAGCGTTTACTATTTGGACTCGGCATTCGATTTATTGGTTCAAAAGCGGCAAAGACTTTGGCGATGCATTT contains the following coding sequences:
- a CDS encoding peptidase; this translates as MQSISRIRSWMKEHKEEAVTLLQQMVQCDSTQGNEQEVQQIVANKLSAIGFDVDLWDIGGDDLLNHPYFYSPRRSFKGSPNVAGRLKGKGGGKSILLNGHVDVVPAGDHKQWTYPPYSGHIINGRLYGRGATDMKGGNVSLLFAIEALHALQIPLKGDVVFHSVVEEESGGAGTLAAILRGYTADAAIIPEPSHMKIFPLQQGSKWFRLHIKGRAAHGGTRYHGVSAIEKSTIVLSHIAALEEERNQRITEPLFQHIPIPIPINIGKIQGGDWPSSVADLVTMEGRLGVMPGETVEEAEKELENWMAGLGEKDEWFQEHPVEVEWFGARWLPGSIDTDHPLLSLLKKQYEAVMKQPPKIEAAPWGTDGGLLSQTAGIPIIVFGPGTTELAHFPNESIDIEHVIEAAEIIACTMVEWCEAAE
- a CDS encoding DUF2892 domain-containing protein, producing MKPNLGLMEALIRIACGMTICTVAGSLYARKPWSKMVLLGIMFGGMKLGSGILRFCPVTYMCEQQDTHIEKAE
- a CDS encoding aspartate aminotransferase family protein, whose translation is METRDYLIKPMLNQPYPVAVKGEGIYLYDRDGKKYLDGSSGAVTASIGHGIRDIIDAMTEQAEKVSFTYRSQFTNEPAEELAYELSTLCPGNLNWSFFVGSGSEATETAMKIAIQHWQEQGKAEKNHIISRWMSYHGITLGALSMSGHISRRERFEPLLEKHPVLSPPYSYRSWLPKEESKQVEWYVQEFKTVIQRIGKERIAAFIAEPIVGAAGAALVPPDGYFEAMKRVCEENDILMIADEVMTGFGRTGKMFAMEHWGVVPDIMVLGKGMSAGYSPIAAAVSADHVMAPILSGSGSVMAGHTYSGNPLSAAVSLAVIRYMKKHQLSERADLSGRYLMNALKDLQTKHSIIGDVRGKGLLIGIEFVADRLSKTPFPVHAHMTHLVVETAKQNGLLVYPASAGENGVGGAAVMIAPPLSITQQEMDELIHLFGQTMTQVEQEVTNRGFFPSAM
- a CDS encoding amidohydrolase family protein; this translates as MSERTFNWRNNDIRTQIDVVDSKIVPTLLLTNGLVLNPFLKQWVKANIWIHDDRIVYVGAELPQNKSAKRVIDCEGKYMVPGYIEPHAHPFHIYNPQSLAEYVSQFGTTTMVSDNLFLLLQSNEKKALSTLCELKKQPFQYFWWSRYDLQTEVRYEDEMLPVNYRKEWIDHPDVLQGGELTSWPRLMDGDDLILYCMQETKKQRKRIEGHFPGASEKTLTKMKLFGADSDHEAMNADDVLKRLSLGYHVSLRHSSIRPDLVNILRELHERDFRHYDHFFYTTDGAAPHFYEEGMINRLISIALEEGVPIIDAYNMATFNIAKYHQIDDLLGVVGPGRLASINILDDPMNPNPETVISKGVILKLDGENQHQFQETKWENGGLAPLDLGYDLTMSDLQFSMPLGVKMRNAVIMEPYTVEIDNSINQLSCDHDQSFFSLIDRKGEWRVNTMLKGFANKVQGFVSSFSLTGDILVIGKNKEDMMLAHKRMKEIGGGIVLTENGKILHEIPLQLSGCASAEPFETVLQQEQTLRELLIERGYPFDCPIDTLVFFQSTHLPYIRVTPRGIFDVMKKTVLFPSIMR
- a CDS encoding 3-oxoacid CoA-transferase subunit B → MGMGDIDLRHRIAKRAAQEIEDGMIVNLGIGIPTLAVEYIPAHYEVWLHAENGIMGAGASPVRGEEDPNLCNAGGFPITLTKGGSYMDSTTAFGIIRKGMLDMTILGALEVSSQGDLANWIVPGKRVPGMGGAIELAQKAKKVVVVMSHLDKHGQSKVKADCTLPLTAKSCVDLIITDMAVIEVKSQLLILREVMPPFQPEDVMRATEAPLILAPDVKSVV
- a CDS encoding YerC/YecD family TrpR-related protein translates to MQIDKLRGKSLDQLFNSILSLKDLEECYRFFDDLCTINEIQSLSQRLEVARMLREGNTYHKIETETGASTATISRVKRCLNYGNDAYTMALDRVAEQQENNETK
- a CDS encoding CoA transferase subunit A, which produces MNKTAYFDEVITHFRDGMTIMFGGFGGVGSPPSLIDAILEANIKDLTLIGNDAGFPQIGVGRLITKGRVKKIIASHIGSNPIAGQKMQAGTLDVHFYPQGILAEKIRAGGMGLAGIVTDVGMDSLNLDEKQLVPLNGKTYILEPALTADIAIVNALKADEAGNLIFDKSARNTNPIVAMAGDWTIAEVEEIVPVGRLHPEEIVTPGVFVNQIVQSKGVNWTWAWETSI